A single window of Asticcacaulis sp. AND118 DNA harbors:
- a CDS encoding TonB-dependent receptor, with protein sequence MNNPTFTLKTTALTGASLLALGLAQMATAQAAIAQTVAPAEDITEVVVTGQRLSNANSIQEQKKAVGVVNVISADDLGKLPDANVADALARIPGVNVVVNQETGEGEYVSIRGLASTYNAYSVNGVRVALSDSDSRKMSMTVLPPNGLKAISVNKTLTPDLDGDAIGGSVNFATPTAFDFRKPTIRVFGTYGVNDRARKQNEEDGNGQLQVDVARKLGDGRFGVFGSLYYGKSHYTNEESENDGEWEPYRWRKNSEEAIDDRSMYLPGIDLDYRRGEQERFGGNVSVDYRSEQHDLYVRGQYAKLNRTGTNDWTDFRSRPTARLNQVNIDDTSLRQPEQMITGTGAKGRIYGYTTAQIVDRDGDGIITDADRNGNGYWSLNGRSGVWDPQAMQFARTHESQDQESSLYTINAGGQSRYDHLTLDYDLSYSYGEKGTPLSYGITYNCDKCSTHPMFTSTGILWSSADPRFPLAQLPAYAADVDRRDDLLPLDGAWMNRNTQSDARTALKLDARYEMGGLIDYVKGGFKYLKSEREYDYTPIWEGDMTGTSLAGKTLAQSGLVERQVDGFFKDRYYYGSIMSRDRVIAAINAARAANPVTQSAEDLARDDKQGTETIYAAYGLANIKTGNWEVIAGARVEHTKVETVAWIYDGNKSGFGKTERDYTNVLPSVTAVYRQGQNLVYRGALWTSFSRPEYANITRGESVGRDPVTDEIVSISRGNPDLKPAKAVNFDLSAEYYPDRSSMVSIGFFHKEIRDFIFTNGRSVNADTKEGTITITQPQNGEDATLTGVELNLIKSFEGLQAPFDGFGVEANITSQNSSAETGLDYRRGHPISFLQAPDLIYNASLTYQKYGVEAKLSYQYQGAYIEDTRDNAVDKWVQPNKSLDLHTRYIIRPGLSVDFDIQNILDGHRYYTTKGRNPTYQKDYMEPGRNFILRFAYSY encoded by the coding sequence ATGAACAACCCGACCTTCACTCTCAAAACGACCGCCCTGACCGGCGCCAGCCTGCTGGCGCTTGGCCTTGCGCAGATGGCCACTGCGCAGGCCGCCATCGCTCAGACTGTCGCGCCCGCCGAAGACATTACCGAAGTCGTCGTGACGGGCCAGCGCCTGTCGAACGCCAACTCCATTCAGGAACAGAAGAAGGCCGTCGGCGTCGTGAACGTCATTTCCGCCGACGATCTGGGCAAGCTGCCGGACGCCAATGTCGCCGATGCGCTGGCGCGCATCCCCGGCGTCAATGTGGTCGTCAATCAGGAGACCGGCGAAGGCGAGTACGTCTCGATCCGCGGCCTGGCCAGCACCTATAACGCCTATTCCGTCAACGGCGTGCGTGTGGCGCTCTCTGACAGCGACTCGCGCAAGATGTCGATGACGGTCCTGCCGCCCAACGGCCTGAAAGCCATCTCGGTCAATAAGACCCTGACGCCTGATCTCGACGGCGACGCCATCGGCGGTTCGGTCAACTTCGCCACCCCCACCGCCTTTGACTTCCGTAAGCCGACCATTCGCGTCTTCGGCACCTACGGCGTCAACGACCGCGCCCGCAAACAGAATGAAGAGGACGGCAACGGCCAGCTTCAGGTCGATGTCGCACGCAAGCTCGGCGACGGGCGCTTCGGCGTCTTCGGCTCGCTCTATTACGGCAAGAGCCACTACACCAACGAGGAATCCGAAAACGACGGTGAATGGGAGCCCTATCGCTGGCGCAAGAACTCGGAAGAGGCCATCGACGACCGTTCCATGTACCTGCCGGGCATCGACCTCGACTATCGCCGCGGCGAGCAGGAGCGTTTCGGCGGAAACGTCTCTGTCGACTACCGTTCCGAGCAGCACGACCTCTATGTGCGCGGTCAGTACGCGAAGCTGAACCGTACCGGCACCAATGACTGGACCGATTTCCGCAGCCGACCGACCGCACGCCTGAATCAGGTCAATATCGATGACACCTCGCTGCGCCAGCCCGAGCAGATGATCACCGGCACCGGCGCCAAGGGTCGCATCTACGGCTACACCACGGCCCAGATCGTCGACCGCGACGGCGACGGGATCATCACCGACGCCGACCGCAACGGCAATGGCTACTGGTCGCTGAACGGTCGATCGGGCGTCTGGGACCCGCAGGCCATGCAGTTCGCGCGCACCCACGAGTCTCAGGATCAGGAATCGTCGCTCTATACGATCAATGCCGGCGGCCAGAGCCGCTACGATCATCTGACGCTGGACTACGATCTCAGCTATTCCTACGGCGAGAAGGGCACGCCGCTGTCCTACGGTATTACCTATAACTGCGACAAGTGCTCGACCCACCCGATGTTCACCTCGACCGGTATCCTGTGGTCGTCGGCCGATCCGCGTTTCCCGCTGGCGCAACTGCCGGCCTACGCCGCCGATGTCGATCGCCGCGATGACCTCCTGCCATTAGACGGCGCCTGGATGAACCGCAACACGCAATCGGATGCCCGCACAGCGCTCAAACTCGACGCGCGCTACGAGATGGGTGGCCTGATCGACTATGTGAAGGGTGGCTTCAAGTATCTGAAGTCCGAGCGTGAATACGACTATACGCCGATCTGGGAAGGCGACATGACCGGCACTTCTCTGGCCGGCAAGACGCTGGCGCAGTCGGGTCTGGTCGAGCGTCAGGTCGATGGTTTCTTCAAAGATCGCTACTATTACGGCTCGATCATGAGCCGTGATCGCGTGATCGCCGCCATCAACGCCGCCCGCGCCGCCAATCCGGTGACGCAAAGCGCCGAGGATCTGGCGCGCGACGACAAGCAGGGCACCGAGACGATCTACGCCGCCTACGGTCTGGCCAACATCAAGACCGGCAACTGGGAAGTGATCGCCGGTGCCCGTGTTGAACACACCAAGGTCGAGACCGTGGCGTGGATCTACGACGGTAACAAATCCGGCTTTGGCAAAACCGAGCGCGACTACACCAACGTTCTGCCCAGCGTCACCGCCGTCTATCGTCAGGGTCAGAATCTTGTCTATCGCGGCGCTCTGTGGACCAGCTTCTCGCGTCCGGAATACGCCAACATCACCCGCGGCGAAAGCGTGGGGCGTGATCCGGTTACCGACGAGATCGTCTCGATCAGCCGCGGCAATCCAGACCTGAAGCCCGCAAAGGCGGTCAATTTCGACCTGTCGGCGGAATATTATCCGGATCGTTCATCAATGGTGTCGATCGGTTTCTTCCATAAGGAAATCCGCGACTTCATCTTCACCAATGGCCGTTCGGTCAATGCGGACACCAAGGAAGGCACCATCACCATCACCCAGCCGCAGAACGGTGAGGATGCGACGCTGACAGGCGTGGAACTGAACCTGATCAAGTCATTCGAGGGCCTTCAGGCGCCGTTCGACGGTTTCGGCGTCGAGGCCAATATCACCTCGCAGAACTCTTCGGCGGAGACCGGTCTCGACTATCGTCGCGGTCACCCGATCTCGTTCCTGCAGGCGCCAGACCTGATTTATAACGCCTCGCTGACCTATCAGAAGTACGGCGTCGAAGCCAAGCTCAGCTACCAGTATCAGGGCGCCTATATCGAAGACACCCGCGACAACGCGGTCGACAAGTGGGTGCAGCCGAACAAGTCGCTGGACCTGCACACCCGCTACATCATCCGTCCGGGCCTGTCGGTCGACTTCGACATCCAGAACATTCTGGACGGTCACCGCTACTACACCACCAAGGGCCGCAACCCGACCTATCAGAAGGACTATATGGAGCCGGGCCGCAACTTCATCCTGCGCTTTGCCTACAGCTACTAA
- a CDS encoding LysR family transcriptional regulator, which yields MTAPLDEAVEPGVERSGRRRESSGLSIGALRAFVAVVDLGSFSRAASELGVSQPNISNQINALEQACGVRLLHRRSQNQSLTDAGRELYTRARLVISRMRDFETAANLFSSLKRGRIVIGYSTPPVAMTLIGHYMRTYADIEVAARQGNTESLRADLMDCRVDVAIMSLMDPDPALSCHLIAPQGLNLIVPAAHPFAARADIAASELAGLTLVAREEGSVTRTLSELAVSAAGAPFAPVLTVESREAVKEATANGVGLGFVLDGEVGEDARLKALPVRGLSRKVGVYAVALRESLEIPAVSAFARLAQAG from the coding sequence ATGACCGCGCCCCTCGATGAAGCCGTTGAACCCGGCGTCGAACGTTCCGGACGCCGCCGGGAATCGAGCGGTCTTTCCATCGGGGCGCTGCGGGCCTTCGTGGCGGTCGTCGATCTCGGCTCGTTTTCGCGCGCCGCGTCCGAGTTGGGTGTATCTCAGCCCAATATCTCCAATCAGATCAATGCGCTGGAGCAGGCCTGCGGGGTGCGGCTGCTGCACCGCCGCTCTCAGAACCAGTCGCTGACCGACGCCGGGCGCGAGCTGTATACGCGCGCCCGTCTGGTCATCAGTCGTATGCGCGATTTCGAAACCGCCGCCAACCTGTTCTCCAGCCTCAAGCGCGGCCGTATAGTTATCGGCTATTCGACACCGCCGGTGGCCATGACGCTCATTGGCCATTACATGCGCACCTATGCCGATATCGAGGTCGCGGCTCGGCAAGGCAATACCGAGTCCCTGCGCGCCGACCTGATGGATTGCCGCGTCGATGTCGCCATCATGTCGCTGATGGACCCCGATCCGGCCCTGTCGTGCCATCTTATCGCGCCACAAGGTCTGAACCTGATTGTACCTGCGGCGCACCCCTTCGCCGCACGCGCCGACATTGCCGCGTCCGAACTGGCCGGACTGACCCTGGTGGCGCGCGAGGAAGGCTCGGTCACCCGCACGCTCAGCGAACTGGCCGTGTCGGCGGCCGGCGCCCCCTTCGCCCCGGTTCTCACGGTCGAAAGCCGCGAAGCGGTCAAGGAGGCAACCGCCAACGGCGTTGGGCTCGGCTTCGTGCTCGATGGCGAGGTTGGCGAGGATGCGCGCCTGAAAGCCCTGCCTGTTCGCGGACTGTCGCGTAAGGTCGGGGTCTATGCCGTCGCTCTGCGCGAAAGCCTCGAAATTCCGGCGGTTTCCGCCTTTGCACGCCTTGCTCAAGCCGGGTGA
- a CDS encoding HD domain-containing protein has product MNKLDALSQEICSIYLRDGHHAYGLYHLNQLQHALQSAQRAEAQGLSPALIMAALLHDVGHMVHDLGNAPAEDGIDDRHEELGAVWAAERFPAAVSEPIRLHVAAKRYLCAVEDGYMATLGKDSVISLKLQGGPMPADEQTAFLATPYAADAVALRRIDEQAKDPKAVTPTVQAFLDRYLKDALTA; this is encoded by the coding sequence ATGAATAAGCTCGACGCCCTGTCGCAGGAAATCTGTTCCATCTATTTGCGCGACGGTCATCACGCCTACGGCCTCTACCACCTCAATCAACTCCAGCACGCTCTGCAGTCGGCCCAACGTGCCGAGGCTCAGGGCCTCTCCCCCGCTCTGATTATGGCTGCCCTGTTGCACGATGTCGGGCATATGGTTCACGATCTGGGCAACGCGCCGGCGGAAGACGGTATCGACGATCGCCACGAAGAGCTGGGTGCGGTCTGGGCCGCCGAACGTTTCCCTGCCGCTGTCAGCGAACCGATTCGTTTGCACGTGGCAGCCAAGCGGTACCTCTGCGCCGTCGAAGACGGGTACATGGCGACGCTCGGCAAGGACTCGGTCATTTCCCTGAAACTCCAGGGCGGGCCGATGCCCGCGGACGAACAAACCGCCTTCCTCGCCACGCCTTACGCCGCCGACGCCGTGGCGCTGCGCCGCATCGACGAGCAGGCGAAGGACCCGAAGGCCGTCACGCCGACCGTACAGGCGTTTCTCGATCGCTATCTCAAGGACGCTCTCACAGCCTGA
- a CDS encoding DUF5690 family protein: MATSITRALTRGGQVWVAIYALSTAFITYFCMYAFRKPLTAATYADISGWSGLLGILLDFKIALVIAQVLGYAASKLIGIKVVSEARPAARPLMILAFIAVSWLGLILFAVVPPPWKVAAIFLSGLPLGMIWGLVFGYLEGRRLSEILGAGLCVSFIVSSGAVKSIGRALIVDYGVPELWMPAATGALFFPLLALSVWALAQTPPPDARDVAERIERRPMFKAERAAFIAATGFGLFMLVLAYIVLTALRDFRDNFAVELWDALGFGDAPAIFALSELPVAGIVLVLFGLTALIRNNRQAVRVYHIMIIAGAVLMAGATFAWQTGHLSSIGWMIAVGAGVYLGYVPYNAVLADRLTAAIGVPGNAAFFIYVADSSGYAGSVGLMLLKNFGNLSVSWLSFFSTVCYASAAIICASTLTALIYFHRLWAIKA, translated from the coding sequence GTGGCGACTTCTATTACCCGTGCCCTGACGCGCGGCGGGCAGGTATGGGTGGCGATATACGCCCTCAGCACGGCCTTCATTACCTATTTCTGCATGTATGCCTTCCGCAAACCGCTGACCGCGGCAACCTATGCGGACATCTCCGGCTGGTCCGGCCTTCTCGGCATTCTGCTGGATTTCAAGATCGCGCTGGTCATCGCGCAGGTGCTGGGTTACGCGGCCTCCAAACTGATCGGCATCAAGGTCGTGAGCGAGGCCCGCCCTGCCGCGCGACCGCTGATGATCCTCGCCTTTATCGCCGTTTCGTGGCTGGGTCTGATCCTGTTTGCCGTGGTCCCCCCACCGTGGAAGGTGGCGGCCATCTTCCTCAGCGGCCTGCCGCTGGGCATGATTTGGGGCCTCGTCTTCGGGTATCTCGAAGGCCGCCGCCTCAGCGAGATACTGGGGGCGGGCCTGTGCGTCAGCTTCATCGTCTCTTCCGGCGCGGTGAAGTCCATCGGGCGCGCGCTGATCGTCGATTACGGGGTGCCCGAATTGTGGATGCCCGCCGCCACCGGCGCGCTGTTTTTCCCGCTGCTGGCTTTGTCGGTTTGGGCGCTGGCCCAGACGCCGCCGCCCGACGCGCGCGATGTGGCCGAACGCATCGAACGTCGCCCCATGTTCAAAGCCGAGCGTGCCGCCTTCATAGCCGCAACGGGCTTCGGGCTGTTTATGCTGGTCCTGGCCTACATCGTCCTGACGGCGCTGAGGGACTTTCGCGACAACTTCGCCGTAGAACTATGGGACGCGCTCGGTTTCGGCGACGCTCCGGCCATCTTCGCGCTTTCGGAGTTGCCCGTGGCAGGAATCGTGCTGGTGCTGTTTGGCCTCACCGCTCTGATCCGCAATAATCGTCAGGCCGTGCGGGTCTATCATATCATGATCATCGCCGGAGCCGTTCTGATGGCTGGCGCAACCTTCGCCTGGCAGACCGGACACCTGTCGTCGATAGGGTGGATGATCGCCGTCGGCGCCGGCGTCTATCTCGGCTACGTGCCTTATAATGCCGTGCTGGCCGACCGTCTGACGGCCGCCATAGGCGTGCCTGGCAATGCGGCCTTCTTCATATATGTGGCGGATTCCTCCGGCTATGCCGGCAGCGTCGGTCTGATGCTTCTCAAGAATTTCGGCAACCTGTCCGTAAGCTGGCTGAGCTTCTTTTCCACCGTGTGTTATGCGTCGGCCGCGATCATATGCGCAAGCACCCTAACCGCCCTCATCTACTTCCATCGCCTCTGGGCGATTAAAGCCTAG
- a CDS encoding DUF3422 domain-containing protein, which produces MTQIADHPLRLALSELMHERALPVLAAPLALRSWVLLVDDADRAAETEWVNRLGDGAEGRLARIEAQAGRIWERHGEFSTWLSYTSDPAALQAAADRLWFCVLRTEAFDWLSGAPGQVFRSVEIAVDRHAPDMDSLGRCLDLSTCVSCDAFDGRAQIWTDFRAHDNGAGRIFIHDKGLRNDELSRLLQTLIEIGHYRKLALLGFPEARAILTWLKGAEQRLVDMTRQLNRPGASQDDIYDSLTALSADVEQRINEVGFRLGATEAYARLVEDRLISLRERPVEGFSTMKAFIERRLQPAMRTCEAASARLNDVSDRIGRVSDLLRAKVSISLETQNQLLLKNMNARAELQVKLSELVEGLSVFALSYYIINLIKYVLEPVVGHSKGVTAGYSLGVIVVLVGAWQFIRRRKRKLRVE; this is translated from the coding sequence ATGACTCAGATCGCCGATCATCCGCTACGCCTTGCCTTGAGCGAGCTTATGCACGAACGGGCCTTGCCGGTGCTGGCCGCGCCGCTGGCTCTGCGGAGTTGGGTGTTGCTGGTCGACGATGCCGACCGCGCCGCGGAAACCGAGTGGGTGAACCGTCTGGGCGACGGCGCGGAAGGACGGCTGGCGCGCATCGAAGCGCAGGCCGGGCGGATATGGGAACGGCACGGCGAATTTTCGACCTGGCTGAGCTATACGTCCGATCCGGCGGCGCTGCAGGCGGCGGCCGACCGGCTGTGGTTTTGCGTCCTGCGCACCGAGGCCTTCGACTGGCTGAGCGGCGCACCGGGGCAGGTTTTTCGCAGCGTCGAAATCGCAGTCGACCGGCACGCGCCCGACATGGACAGTCTGGGCCGGTGCCTTGACCTGTCGACCTGCGTCAGTTGCGACGCGTTCGACGGTCGTGCGCAGATCTGGACCGATTTCAGAGCGCATGACAACGGAGCCGGACGGATCTTCATCCACGACAAGGGGCTGCGCAACGACGAATTGTCGCGTCTGCTGCAAACCCTGATCGAGATCGGCCATTACCGCAAACTGGCGCTGCTCGGCTTTCCGGAGGCGCGCGCCATACTGACCTGGCTGAAGGGCGCGGAGCAGCGACTGGTCGACATGACGCGGCAACTGAACCGGCCGGGAGCATCGCAGGACGATATCTACGATAGCCTGACGGCCCTGTCCGCCGACGTCGAACAGCGCATCAACGAGGTGGGCTTTCGTCTGGGGGCGACCGAAGCCTATGCGCGGCTGGTAGAGGATCGGCTGATATCGCTGCGCGAACGGCCGGTGGAAGGCTTCTCCACCATGAAGGCGTTCATCGAACGGCGTCTGCAACCGGCCATGCGCACCTGCGAGGCGGCGTCGGCACGGCTGAACGACGTGTCGGACCGGATTGGCCGGGTTAGCGATCTGCTGCGCGCCAAGGTCTCGATCTCGCTCGAAACGCAAAACCAGCTTTTGCTCAAAAACATGAACGCCCGCGCGGAGTTGCAGGTCAAGCTGTCTGAACTGGTCGAGGGGCTGTCAGTTTTTGCGCTGTCCTACTACATCATCAATCTGATCAAATATGTGCTGGAGCCGGTCGTCGGCCATTCGAAAGGCGTGACGGCCGGCTACAGCCTCGGCGTGATCGTGGTGCTGGTCGGGGCGTGGCAATTCATCCGTCGGCGCAAACGCAAATTGCGGGTGGAGTAG
- a CDS encoding Lrp/AsnC family transcriptional regulator codes for MGTRKVTPEIDATDRRLLAALREDSRLTVSHLAKQLEIPRTQVYARLARLEAEKVIGGYTLRMGQAFSRTRMRAHVMIKCLPRFNLEVETELARLTEISAIYAISGEYDIIAMIEAANSEEVNDLIDRIGLLEGVERTTTSVILATKLER; via the coding sequence ATGGGGACGCGCAAGGTCACGCCTGAGATCGACGCCACTGACCGCCGGCTTCTGGCGGCGCTGCGCGAGGATTCGCGCCTGACCGTGTCGCATCTGGCCAAGCAACTCGAAATTCCGCGCACCCAGGTCTATGCGCGACTGGCGCGGCTGGAGGCCGAAAAGGTCATCGGCGGCTATACGCTGCGCATGGGGCAGGCCTTTTCACGCACCCGTATGCGGGCGCACGTAATGATCAAGTGTCTGCCGCGTTTCAATCTGGAGGTCGAGACGGAACTGGCGCGTCTCACCGAGATTTCGGCCATCTACGCCATCAGCGGTGAATACGACATCATCGCCATGATCGAAGCGGCCAACAGCGAGGAGGTTAACGACCTCATCGACCGCATCGGCCTGCTCGAAGGCGTGGAACGCACAACCACCTCGGTCATTCTCGCGACCAAGCTGGAGCGCTGA
- a CDS encoding isoaspartyl peptidase/L-asparaginase, with product MSRRAPILLFVIAILCAAVTPVAAEDFLGGLFGGKGYKTFLIGDPQKPRETAPQPGLLMAGGGEWPYDAFRWFADKAGHGHVVVLRASGTTSTADEMYKQVGGFASIRTFVFTDRKASTDPVLLEALKNADGIFLAGGDQSNYVRFWKGTPVEAALNAHVAAGKPLGGTSAGLAVQGEYAYGAMDGGSIDSEEALKDPLGAAVTMETDFLRFDLLKGIVTDTHFKERKRQGRLLAFLAKSQQLAGRPLTGIGVDEETVLAVNGDGSARVFSNIGGYAWVFEDMKPTDLKVGKPLTADNIKVTGLGKGSTFNVLTRAIGNPAFVKHYTVQDGVMREKKRWALAIHGGAGVIERANLAPEREAQYRAGLTEALAAGQAVLEKGGTAVDAVEATVRVLENNPLLNAGKGAVFTAEGINELDAAIMDGATQKAGAVAGVTRTRNPVSLARAVMDKSPHVMLARDGADRFSVEKGLEQVDPKYFFTQSRWDQLEAWKKKNLAAVDMTHMFGTVGAVALDQDGHLAAATSTGGTTGKRWGRIGDSPIIGAGTYAKDGACAVSATGTGEYFIRESAARQVCDRVTWKGQNIADAAQESIMAVGAIGGDGGLIAMDAAGEVAFGLNDLGMYRGTVSADAPAKTAIFADEK from the coding sequence ATGTCGCGTCGCGCACCTATCCTGTTGTTTGTGATCGCAATTTTGTGCGCTGCGGTAACGCCCGTAGCCGCAGAGGATTTTTTAGGGGGCCTTTTCGGGGGTAAGGGCTATAAGACCTTCCTTATCGGCGACCCGCAAAAGCCGCGCGAAACGGCACCGCAGCCGGGTCTGTTGATGGCCGGAGGCGGGGAGTGGCCCTATGACGCCTTCCGCTGGTTCGCGGACAAGGCGGGGCATGGCCACGTCGTCGTCCTGCGCGCGTCGGGCACGACGAGCACGGCGGACGAGATGTACAAGCAGGTCGGCGGCTTCGCCTCGATCCGCACCTTTGTGTTTACTGACCGCAAGGCCTCGACCGATCCGGTGCTCCTTGAAGCACTGAAAAATGCTGACGGCATCTTCCTTGCCGGCGGGGATCAGTCGAACTATGTGCGTTTCTGGAAAGGCACGCCGGTCGAAGCTGCGCTCAATGCCCATGTGGCGGCGGGCAAGCCTTTGGGCGGCACATCGGCGGGCCTGGCCGTGCAGGGCGAATATGCTTACGGCGCGATGGACGGCGGCAGCATCGATTCCGAAGAGGCGCTGAAGGACCCGCTGGGCGCGGCGGTGACCATGGAAACCGACTTCCTGCGTTTCGATCTGCTGAAAGGCATCGTCACCGACACCCACTTCAAGGAGCGCAAGCGTCAGGGCCGTCTGCTGGCTTTTCTGGCCAAGTCGCAGCAACTGGCCGGGCGGCCGCTGACTGGCATCGGCGTGGATGAAGAAACCGTGCTGGCGGTCAATGGTGACGGTTCGGCGCGCGTCTTCAGCAATATCGGCGGCTATGCCTGGGTGTTCGAGGATATGAAGCCGACCGACCTCAAGGTGGGCAAGCCGCTCACGGCCGACAATATCAAGGTCACGGGCCTGGGCAAGGGCAGCACCTTCAACGTGCTGACGCGCGCTATCGGCAACCCCGCCTTCGTCAAGCACTATACGGTGCAGGACGGCGTGATGCGTGAAAAGAAGCGCTGGGCGCTGGCCATCCACGGCGGGGCGGGCGTCATAGAGCGCGCCAATCTTGCGCCGGAACGCGAGGCGCAGTATCGCGCGGGACTGACCGAGGCGCTGGCGGCCGGTCAGGCCGTTCTGGAAAAGGGCGGTACGGCGGTCGATGCCGTCGAAGCCACGGTGCGCGTGCTGGAGAATAATCCGCTGCTCAATGCCGGCAAGGGTGCGGTCTTCACTGCCGAGGGTATCAATGAACTGGATGCCGCCATTATGGATGGCGCGACGCAGAAGGCCGGGGCCGTGGCGGGTGTGACGCGCACCAGGAACCCGGTGTCTCTGGCCCGCGCGGTGATGGATAAATCGCCGCACGTCATGCTGGCCCGCGACGGCGCGGACAGGTTTTCGGTCGAGAAGGGGCTGGAACAGGTCGATCCCAAATACTTCTTCACGCAATCGCGCTGGGATCAGCTCGAAGCGTGGAAGAAAAAGAACCTCGCGGCGGTCGACATGACCCATATGTTCGGTACGGTCGGCGCGGTGGCGCTCGATCAGGACGGCCATCTGGCGGCGGCGACCTCTACGGGAGGCACGACGGGTAAGCGCTGGGGCCGTATCGGGGATTCGCCGATCATCGGCGCCGGCACCTATGCGAAGGACGGAGCCTGCGCGGTTTCGGCGACGGGGACGGGCGAATATTTCATCCGCGAATCCGCCGCGCGTCAGGTCTGCGACCGCGTGACGTGGAAGGGCCAGAACATTGCCGACGCCGCGCAGGAGTCGATCATGGCCGTAGGCGCGATCGGCGGGGACGGCGGGCTGATCGCCATGGACGCGGCGGGTGAAGTGGCCTTCGGGTTGAACGACCTCGGTATGTATCGCGGCACGGTGTCGGCGGACGCGCCGGCGAAAACGGCTATTTTCGCGGACGAAAAATAG